In one window of Tumebacillus algifaecis DNA:
- a CDS encoding helix-turn-helix transcriptional regulator, protein MAGVGQRIKELRKASKLTQQELAEGVVTRSYISQIEKGLIQPSYDTLEKLSQKLQCSVEDFFKEPENKAMLITDWKKFVRFAEGHAESGQFEQAKKIVDNLNHASKDELNDFDLGILSWVQGRLLEQTHQFKEAIPFYEASREHLKEYVDSKELVRSYDSLAYCYLQLGDNQEALRILNQANELIIRSQLGGLVKTSVLINTGVAHAKLGEYHSAIRLLNEANYLNHAMNVHYKAGHIYFTLGTCQMQIGETEQAIELFRRAIDFYEYAEHSENKAGVITNLGILYTNIGQGEKALQALASSITIYEELRLAQVKSDLVEAARLEARATNARLEMSRAFLLLGETAQVLQICNTIIREDHQPKFKAYAHLYLGRVDFKRERYTEALLNFKASYALFLQGTDRQMIAELQEKLADTYFKLGQFEQAAQFYKQRLETTRTNPAPLF, encoded by the coding sequence ATGGCAGGAGTTGGACAAAGAATCAAAGAGTTGCGTAAAGCCTCCAAACTGACACAGCAAGAGTTAGCCGAAGGGGTAGTCACGCGCAGCTATATCAGCCAGATCGAAAAAGGCTTAATTCAACCGTCTTATGACACGTTGGAAAAGCTGTCACAAAAGCTGCAATGTTCTGTCGAAGATTTTTTCAAAGAACCAGAAAACAAAGCGATGCTCATCACGGACTGGAAGAAATTTGTGCGATTCGCAGAAGGTCATGCCGAATCGGGCCAATTTGAACAGGCCAAGAAGATCGTCGATAACTTAAACCATGCATCAAAGGATGAGTTAAACGACTTCGATTTAGGTATCTTGTCATGGGTACAAGGTCGATTGCTGGAACAGACCCATCAGTTCAAAGAAGCGATCCCGTTTTATGAAGCGAGCCGCGAGCATTTGAAGGAATATGTGGATTCCAAAGAGTTGGTCCGCTCCTACGACTCGCTTGCCTACTGCTATTTGCAACTCGGTGACAATCAGGAAGCGCTGCGCATTCTAAACCAAGCGAACGAGCTGATCATTCGCTCCCAGCTTGGCGGCCTCGTGAAAACTTCCGTGCTGATCAACACCGGGGTGGCGCACGCCAAGCTTGGCGAGTATCATTCGGCCATTCGCTTGCTGAATGAAGCCAACTACCTCAACCATGCGATGAACGTGCATTACAAGGCGGGACACATCTACTTTACGCTGGGCACCTGCCAGATGCAGATCGGGGAAACCGAGCAGGCGATCGAACTATTCCGCCGCGCCATCGACTTCTACGAATATGCGGAACACAGCGAAAACAAAGCGGGCGTCATCACCAACCTCGGCATCCTCTACACCAATATCGGCCAAGGGGAAAAAGCGTTGCAAGCGTTGGCATCGTCGATCACGATCTATGAAGAACTGCGCCTCGCGCAGGTGAAGTCAGATCTGGTCGAAGCCGCACGCCTCGAAGCACGCGCGACCAATGCCCGGCTCGAAATGTCCCGCGCCTTCCTGTTACTTGGCGAGACAGCGCAAGTGCTGCAGATCTGCAACACGATCATCCGTGAAGACCACCAGCCAAAATTCAAAGCGTACGCGCACCTCTACCTTGGTCGCGTCGATTTCAAACGCGAGCGCTACACCGAGGCCTTGCTCAATTTCAAAGCCTCCTACGCCCTCTTTTTACAAGGTACCGACCGCCAGATGATCGCCGAACTGCAAGAGAAACTTGCCGACACCTATTTCAAATTGGGCCAGTTCGAACAAGCGGCTCAGTTCTACAAACAGCGTCTCGAAACGACCAGAACCAATCCGGCTCCCTTGTTCTAA
- the glmS gene encoding methylaspartate mutase subunit S, with product MKATVVIGVIGADCHAVGNRILDHVFREAGFDVVNIGVLSSQEDFIAAAIETGAKAMLVSSLYGHGEIDCRGLREKCQEAGLSDIVLYVGGNLVVGKHDFPEVEARFLEMGFDRVFSPETPLDVAVRNLHEDLGLVV from the coding sequence GTGAAGGCAACGGTCGTTATCGGGGTCATCGGGGCAGATTGTCATGCGGTAGGTAATCGAATATTGGATCACGTGTTTCGTGAAGCAGGGTTCGATGTTGTGAATATTGGTGTGCTATCTTCGCAGGAAGATTTTATTGCGGCGGCGATCGAGACCGGAGCGAAGGCGATGCTGGTCTCTTCGCTGTACGGGCATGGTGAGATCGACTGCCGTGGATTGCGCGAGAAATGTCAAGAAGCAGGACTCAGCGACATCGTGCTATACGTCGGCGGAAATCTGGTCGTCGGCAAGCATGATTTTCCTGAGGTGGAAGCGCGCTTTTTAGAGATGGGTTTTGACCGGGTGTTTTCACCGGAGACCCCCCTCGATGTGGCCGTTCGCAATCTGCATGAGGATTTAGGGCTGGTGGTGTAG
- a CDS encoding methylaspartate mutase subunit E produces the protein MELKNVKWSLDQFMEVRSGVLGQWETGSGVDLQDAVEYQNGVAPEKRFAPALMRAKEAGITLAQPRAGVATVEGQIELLLHLQNVGLADLLPVTIDSYTRQNRYRECIVGLEESKKTGRSMLNGFPAVNHGVAGCRELFEAVGRPLQARHGTPDARLLSEIVLASGWTSNEGGGISYNIPYAKSVSLERSLLDWQYCDRLVGLYEEMGIRINREPFGPLTGTLVPPSMSNAVMILEGLLAAEQGVKSLTLGYGQGGHLLQDVAAVRALEEQAGAYFREFGYDDIEITTVFHQWMGGFPQDEAQAFGVVCLGAQAAALAGATKVIVKTPHEAAGVPTKEANAQGILATQQTLRMLRGQRMAMSKQLQEEIALIKAETKCLLDKVQELGEGDFAVGAVRAFQAGVLDVPFAPSKHNAGQMLPARDNSGAIRYLEFGQIAFSQDIKDHNRALLEERAQFEGRSVSFQMVIDDIYAVSKGTLVGRPV, from the coding sequence ATGGAGCTTAAAAATGTGAAGTGGAGTCTGGATCAGTTCATGGAAGTGCGCAGCGGAGTGCTCGGACAGTGGGAAACGGGCAGCGGTGTCGATTTGCAAGATGCGGTCGAGTATCAAAACGGAGTGGCGCCGGAGAAGCGCTTTGCCCCCGCCTTGATGCGCGCCAAGGAAGCGGGGATCACGTTAGCCCAGCCCCGCGCTGGCGTGGCGACGGTGGAAGGGCAGATCGAACTGTTGCTCCATTTGCAAAATGTTGGCTTGGCCGACCTGCTTCCGGTTACGATCGACAGCTATACGCGGCAAAATCGCTATCGGGAGTGCATCGTCGGGCTGGAAGAGAGCAAGAAGACGGGCCGCTCGATGCTGAACGGATTCCCGGCGGTCAATCACGGAGTGGCCGGATGCCGCGAGCTGTTTGAAGCGGTTGGGCGGCCTTTGCAAGCGCGTCACGGTACGCCCGATGCCCGCTTGCTGTCGGAGATCGTGCTGGCCTCTGGCTGGACATCGAATGAAGGCGGCGGGATTTCCTATAACATCCCCTATGCGAAAAGCGTAAGCCTGGAGCGTTCCCTGCTCGATTGGCAGTATTGCGACCGTCTGGTCGGGCTGTACGAGGAGATGGGGATTCGGATCAACCGCGAGCCGTTTGGTCCGTTGACCGGTACGCTGGTGCCGCCGAGCATGTCCAACGCTGTAATGATTCTGGAAGGGTTGCTGGCGGCAGAACAGGGCGTGAAGAGTTTGACGCTCGGCTACGGACAAGGTGGACATCTGTTGCAGGACGTGGCGGCAGTGCGGGCCTTGGAAGAGCAGGCGGGTGCCTATTTCCGCGAATTTGGATATGACGACATCGAGATCACCACCGTGTTCCACCAGTGGATGGGCGGCTTCCCGCAGGATGAGGCGCAGGCGTTTGGAGTGGTCTGCCTGGGTGCGCAGGCTGCCGCTTTGGCCGGAGCGACGAAGGTGATCGTCAAGACGCCGCACGAAGCGGCTGGCGTTCCGACGAAAGAAGCGAACGCGCAAGGCATTTTGGCGACACAGCAGACTTTGCGGATGCTACGAGGGCAACGGATGGCGATGTCCAAGCAACTGCAGGAAGAGATCGCCTTGATCAAGGCGGAGACCAAATGCCTGCTCGACAAGGTGCAGGAGCTTGGCGAAGGCGATTTTGCCGTGGGGGCGGTGCGCGCGTTTCAGGCGGGCGTGCTCGATGTGCCGTTTGCACCGAGCAAACACAACGCTGGACAAATGCTCCCCGCCCGCGACAATTCGGGGGCGATTCGCTATTTGGAGTTTGGTCAGATCGCGTTTTCACAGGACATCAAAGATCACAACCGCGCACTGCTCGAGGAGCGGGCGCAGTTTGAAGGCCGTTCCGTGTCGTTTCAAATGGTCATCGATGACATCTACGCGGTGAGCAAAGGGACGCTGGTCGGGCGGCCCGTATAG
- the glmL gene encoding methylaspartate mutase accessory protein GlmL has translation MEAILCIDFGSTYTKLTAIDLQGEQILGTSKGLTTVEDGIMVGFEKALASLTALIGPVEFTEKLACSSAAGGLKMVAVGLVPELTAEAAKRAALGAGARVLGVYSYELTKSDLAEIKAVEPDLLLLAGGTDGGNRDCILHNARMIAEHVPGVPVVVAGNKNARDDIEAVFDQQGIYYKLVPNVMPRLNELQVEPAREAIRGIFMEKIVEAKGLAQVEELVGGILMPTPAAVLAAAQVLSDGTDRSVGIGPLIVVDIGGATTDIHSIGSGEPTKPSVVWKGLQEPHAKRTVEGDLGMRVSAVSLWETAGTRRIAKHLPDFQGSVEARCRTLQDEVSFVADTPESVAFDEALAKTAVEIAMERHCGVVESVYTPMGLFLSQTGKDLSECKTVIGTGGVLVHSANASELVGAGFYTEDNPTCLKPLAPHVLIDRSYMLSAMGLLAERDPELALRLMKKYLIQSAEVRHGA, from the coding sequence ATGGAAGCGATACTTTGCATCGATTTTGGCAGCACGTATACGAAACTGACGGCGATCGACTTGCAAGGCGAGCAAATACTGGGCACGTCGAAAGGTCTGACCACTGTGGAAGACGGGATTATGGTCGGGTTTGAAAAGGCGCTCGCGTCGCTGACCGCCCTGATCGGCCCTGTGGAATTTACTGAAAAATTGGCCTGCTCCAGCGCGGCCGGAGGATTGAAGATGGTCGCGGTCGGGCTGGTTCCTGAGTTGACGGCAGAAGCGGCCAAGCGCGCTGCGCTCGGTGCGGGTGCAAGAGTGCTCGGCGTCTACTCCTACGAGTTGACGAAAAGCGATCTGGCAGAGATCAAAGCGGTAGAGCCCGATCTGCTGTTGCTGGCAGGCGGTACCGATGGCGGGAACCGCGATTGCATTTTGCACAATGCGCGGATGATCGCCGAGCATGTGCCAGGCGTGCCTGTCGTTGTCGCCGGGAATAAGAACGCGCGGGATGACATTGAGGCGGTGTTTGACCAACAGGGCATTTATTACAAGCTGGTGCCCAATGTGATGCCACGCTTAAATGAACTGCAAGTCGAACCGGCGCGCGAGGCGATCCGCGGAATCTTTATGGAAAAGATCGTCGAGGCGAAGGGGCTTGCGCAGGTGGAGGAACTGGTCGGCGGGATCTTGATGCCGACTCCGGCGGCGGTGTTGGCAGCGGCGCAAGTGCTGTCCGACGGCACCGACCGAAGTGTCGGGATCGGGCCGCTGATCGTCGTGGACATCGGCGGCGCGACCACCGATATTCACTCGATCGGCAGTGGTGAACCGACCAAGCCCAGCGTGGTTTGGAAAGGATTGCAGGAGCCGCACGCCAAGCGGACGGTCGAAGGCGACCTCGGCATGCGCGTCTCGGCGGTGTCGCTCTGGGAGACGGCCGGAACGCGGCGGATCGCCAAGCACCTGCCAGATTTTCAAGGCTCGGTCGAAGCACGGTGCCGAACGCTGCAAGATGAGGTGAGCTTTGTGGCTGATACGCCAGAAAGCGTCGCTTTCGATGAAGCGCTCGCCAAGACGGCGGTGGAAATTGCGATGGAGCGTCACTGTGGAGTGGTCGAGAGCGTGTATACCCCGATGGGGCTGTTCTTGTCTCAGACGGGCAAAGATTTATCAGAGTGTAAAACGGTGATCGGTACGGGCGGGGTGCTGGTGCACAGTGCCAATGCGTCGGAGCTGGTCGGGGCCGGTTTTTATACGGAGGACAATCCGACCTGTCTCAAGCCGCTGGCCCCGCACGTGCTGATCGACCGATCCTATATGTTGTCGGCGATGGGGCTGTTGGCGGAGCGCGATCCGGAATTGGCGCTTCGGCTGATGAAAAAATACCTGATCCAAAGCGCGGAGGTTCGACATGGAGCTTAA